In the genome of Amaranthus tricolor cultivar Red isolate AtriRed21 chromosome 15, ASM2621246v1, whole genome shotgun sequence, one region contains:
- the LOC130801696 gene encoding probable RNA-binding protein ARP1 isoform X1, with protein MTMADLKNISSNDKSSQFGDTTLTKVFVGGLAWEAPKEALFDHFQKFGEILEAVIISDKITGRSKGYGFVTFKEAEAAKKACEDATPTINGRRANCNLAALGARHPPRSSSTTTPQRPASNGRNNAVSPTTGGPGHGHGVQWYYSGPVPGRAASPTTTTPFHAHHHHQPLPFYGYSPSYIAADVAYNHKLSYNGGAYINAGHYAAQMYPGQAGMIGGANTLMSVYPYYHPYLPHQVQQSHHQAAMGLPAHIFPTTSGPITAPPPIISKPTIPVCIAPPSGWKFGCRTDSPHTWC; from the exons ATGACAATGGCTGATTTGAAAAACATTAGCagtaatgataaatcatctcaATTTGGAGATACAACTCTTACCAAAGTTTTTGTGGGTGGATTAGCTTGGGAAGCTCCTAAAGAAGCCTTGTTTGATCATTTTCAAAAGTTTGGTGAGATCTTAGAAGCTGTTATCATCTCTGATAAGATCACTGGTAGATCCAAGGGCTATGGCTTT GTGACATTTAAGGAGGCGGAAGCAGCAAAGAAGGCATGTGAGGATGCAACACCAACCATCAATGGTCGGCGAGCTAACTGCAACCTAGCTGCATTAGGAGCTCGCCACCCACCGCGATCATCATCTACCACTACTCCTCAACGGCCAGCATCAAACGGCAGAAACAATGCAGTAAGCCCAACAACAGGTGGTCCTGGTCATGGTCATGGCGTGCAATGGTACTATTCTGGTCCTGTCCCAGGCCGAGCTGCTTCTCCTACTACTACTACACCGTTTCATGCTCATCATCACCATCAACCCCTTCCTTTCTACGG GTATTCTCCTTCATACATTGCTGCTGATGTTGCCTACAATCAC AAGCTAAGCTACAATGGTGGGGCCTACATAAACGCAGGGCATTACGCGGCGCAGATGTACCCAGGGCAGGCTGGTATGATAGGAGGGGCAAACACATTGATGTCTGTTTATCCATATTACCACCCTTACTTACCCCACCAAGTCCAACAATCACATCATCAGGCCGCTATGGGCTTACCGGCCCATATCTTCCCAACTACTTCAGGCCCAATCACTGCTCCTCCTCCCATC
- the LOC130801696 gene encoding probable RNA-binding protein ARP1 isoform X2, whose amino-acid sequence MTMADLKNISSNDKSSQFGDTTLTKVFVGGLAWEAPKEALFDHFQKFGEILEAVIISDKITGRSKGYGFVTFKEAEAAKKACEDATPTINGRRANCNLAALGARHPPRSSSTTTPQRPASNGRNNAVSPTTGGPGHGHGVQWYYSGPVPGRAASPTTTTPFHAHHHHQPLPFYGYSPSYIAADVAYNHKLSYNGGAYINAGHYAAQMYPGQAGMIGGANTLMSVYPYYHPYLPHQVQQSHHQAAMGLPAHIFPTTSGPITAPPPIISKPTIPVCIAPPSGSVGKGKSMQKSN is encoded by the exons ATGACAATGGCTGATTTGAAAAACATTAGCagtaatgataaatcatctcaATTTGGAGATACAACTCTTACCAAAGTTTTTGTGGGTGGATTAGCTTGGGAAGCTCCTAAAGAAGCCTTGTTTGATCATTTTCAAAAGTTTGGTGAGATCTTAGAAGCTGTTATCATCTCTGATAAGATCACTGGTAGATCCAAGGGCTATGGCTTT GTGACATTTAAGGAGGCGGAAGCAGCAAAGAAGGCATGTGAGGATGCAACACCAACCATCAATGGTCGGCGAGCTAACTGCAACCTAGCTGCATTAGGAGCTCGCCACCCACCGCGATCATCATCTACCACTACTCCTCAACGGCCAGCATCAAACGGCAGAAACAATGCAGTAAGCCCAACAACAGGTGGTCCTGGTCATGGTCATGGCGTGCAATGGTACTATTCTGGTCCTGTCCCAGGCCGAGCTGCTTCTCCTACTACTACTACACCGTTTCATGCTCATCATCACCATCAACCCCTTCCTTTCTACGG GTATTCTCCTTCATACATTGCTGCTGATGTTGCCTACAATCAC AAGCTAAGCTACAATGGTGGGGCCTACATAAACGCAGGGCATTACGCGGCGCAGATGTACCCAGGGCAGGCTGGTATGATAGGAGGGGCAAACACATTGATGTCTGTTTATCCATATTACCACCCTTACTTACCCCACCAAGTCCAACAATCACATCATCAGGCCGCTATGGGCTTACCGGCCCATATCTTCCCAACTACTTCAGGCCCAATCACTGCTCCTCCTCCCATC
- the LOC130801696 gene encoding probable RNA-binding protein ARP1 isoform X3: MTMADLKNISSNDKSSQFGDTTLTKVFVGGLAWEAPKEALFDHFQKFGEILEAVIISDKITGRSKGYGFVTFKEAEAAKKACEDATPTINGRRANCNLAALGARHPPRSSSTTTPQRPASNGRNNAVSPTTGGPGHGHGVQWYYSGPVPGRAASPTTTTPFHAHHHHQPLPFYGYSPSYIAADVAYNHKLSYNGGAYINAGHYAAQMYPGQAGMIGGANTLMSVYPYYHPYLPHQVQQSHHQAAMGLPAHIFPTTSGPITAPPPIISKPTIPVCIAPPSVCLTVE; the protein is encoded by the exons ATGACAATGGCTGATTTGAAAAACATTAGCagtaatgataaatcatctcaATTTGGAGATACAACTCTTACCAAAGTTTTTGTGGGTGGATTAGCTTGGGAAGCTCCTAAAGAAGCCTTGTTTGATCATTTTCAAAAGTTTGGTGAGATCTTAGAAGCTGTTATCATCTCTGATAAGATCACTGGTAGATCCAAGGGCTATGGCTTT GTGACATTTAAGGAGGCGGAAGCAGCAAAGAAGGCATGTGAGGATGCAACACCAACCATCAATGGTCGGCGAGCTAACTGCAACCTAGCTGCATTAGGAGCTCGCCACCCACCGCGATCATCATCTACCACTACTCCTCAACGGCCAGCATCAAACGGCAGAAACAATGCAGTAAGCCCAACAACAGGTGGTCCTGGTCATGGTCATGGCGTGCAATGGTACTATTCTGGTCCTGTCCCAGGCCGAGCTGCTTCTCCTACTACTACTACACCGTTTCATGCTCATCATCACCATCAACCCCTTCCTTTCTACGG GTATTCTCCTTCATACATTGCTGCTGATGTTGCCTACAATCAC AAGCTAAGCTACAATGGTGGGGCCTACATAAACGCAGGGCATTACGCGGCGCAGATGTACCCAGGGCAGGCTGGTATGATAGGAGGGGCAAACACATTGATGTCTGTTTATCCATATTACCACCCTTACTTACCCCACCAAGTCCAACAATCACATCATCAGGCCGCTATGGGCTTACCGGCCCATATCTTCCCAACTACTTCAGGCCCAATCACTGCTCCTCCTCCCATC